From Paenarthrobacter sp. A20:
CAAACAGCAGCTGGACACCCTCACCACGGTTGCACCCTCGCATGCCAACCACACCCGCGCCCTGGCAGCCCGGAAGGTCCTGTCCCACGCGCCGTCGAATATGGACAAGGTGTTCTTCACCAACGGCGGCGCTGACGCCAACGAGAACGCCATACGCATGGCCCGCCTGCACACCGGGCGGGACAAAGTCATCTCCCGTTACCGCTCGTACCACGGCAACACCGGTGCAGCCATCGTGGCCACCGGTGACTGGCGCCGCATCCCCAACGAATACTCCCGCGGACACGTCCACGTCTTTGGGCCGTACCTTTATCGCTCCGAGTTCTGGGCCGAAACCCCGGAACAGGAAGCGGAGCGCGCCCTGCAGCACCTGCGCCGCACCATCGAACTCGAAGGGCCGCAATCAGTGGCCGCTGTGCTCCTCGAAACCGTTCCCGGCACCGCCGGCATCCTGCTCCCGCCGCCCGGCTACCTGGAAGGCGTCCGCGCACTCTGCGATCAGCACGGAATCGTCCTGATCCTGGACGAGGTCATGGCCGGCTTCGGCCGCACCGGCGACTGGTTCGCCCTGGACGCCTTCAACGTCAAGCCCGATCTCATCACCTTCGCCAAAGGAGTCAACTCGGGCTACGTGCCGGTGGGCGGCGTCATCATCTCCGAAGAAATCTCGGCCACCTTCGACGAAAGGGTCTTCCCCGGAGGCCTCACCTACTCCGGCCACCCACTTGCCGCTGCCTCCATCGTGGCCTCGATTGAGGCGTTCGAAGAAGAGAACATCATCGGGAACGCCGCACGCATCGGCGCCGACCACTTGGAGCCCGGCCTGAAGGTCCTCGCTGCCAAGCACGGTGTCATCGGTGAAGTGCGCGGACGCGGCGTGTTCTGGGCCCTCGAACTCGTCGAAGACCGCGAAACCCGCACGCCCGTTACTGCAGGGTTCATGGGCAAGCTCAAAGCGGAACTGCTCAACCGCGGACTGTTGCCCTTCATCGCCGACAACCGCGTGCACGTGGTGCCTCCCGCCGTCGTGACCCCCGAAGAAGTGCGCCAGGCACTGGCGATTTACGACGACGCCCTGACCGCCGTTAGTTGACAGGAAAGTGCCCATGACTTTTTTAGCCCAAGACCCACCACAGCCCCAACTGAGCAGTTTCGGAGAAGCATCCAGCCTGCCGGCACCGTAGCTTTGGGATATCCGCAAGATATCCAGCAGAGAAGAGGGGCCTGCCATGGCTGAGACCGGAACGACCCACAAGACCAAGTCCTACGACGGCTTTACGGAGGAAGAGCGCGCCGCAATGAAGGAGCGCGCTCAGGAGCTGAAGAAGGCTCCGCGCAAGAAGGCGTCCAAGGCAGACGGTGAAGCCGACGTGATGGCAAAGATCGCCGAAATGCCCGAGGCGGACAAGGTCATGGCCGAACGGCTCCACGCAATCGTCAAGGAACACGCGCCGGAACTGACGCCCAAGACCTGGTACGGGATGCCGGCCTACGCCAGGGACGGGAAGAACATCGTCTTCTTCCAGAGCTCACACAAGTTCAAGGCACGGTACGCCACGCTCGGCTTCGAAGAAAACGCCAAGCTCGACGACGGCGCCATGTGGCCCACGTCGTTTGCCCTCAAGGAGATTACTCCGGAGGTCGAAACGAAGATCGTCGAACTCATCAAGCGGGCCATCGCCTGACGGTCTGAAATCCGCGACGGCGGCTGGTCGCCCACACGGGCGACCAGCCGCCGTCGTTGACTCTCAAAGGAGGTCAGTAGGTGGGATCTGGGTTCGGGTGCGGCGGAACGGGCCCAGGATCGGGCGCCGGTGACGGGCCAGGTGTTGGGTTGGGGCTTGGAATGGGACTGGGCGGAAACGGTGTGGTGGGGTCCGGTGGTGGCGCCACGGGTCCGGGATCCGGTGGGAATGGCTCGGGCTCGTGAGTTGGCGGAAGGGTCATGGTCTCTCCTTTGCGTCCTCAGGTAGATACCCGCAGCCTACGCGCCGTCGGCACGAAGGTGAACGCATCAGGCGATTTTAGGTCAAATGACCTAGAATCAAGTTTATGAACGATCTCCTTGAACTCGATCCCTCCGGCCCTGTGCTGATCGCAGGCGGCTACGGCACAGTCGGAACTGCCCTCACCCAACTCGCCGCGAAGGAGTGGCCCCTACTTCTGACCGGGAGGAATCCAGACCGGGGAAGCAGCCTCGCCAACGAAAGAGTTGCCGTCCGTCGGTGGGACCTCAACCAGCCGGAACCCTTCAAAGCCAACGTCAGGGCCGTCATCAGCACGGTCAACGACCCCGACGACAGGGTGCTCCGCGCGGCAGTCCAGGCCGGGATTCCATATGTTGACGTCACCCGCTGGACCAGCCGTGTCACCCGGGCCCTGACCCTGGCAACCCTCATGCAGCCGGAAGCTCCCGTGCTGTTGAGTTCGGGCTGGATGGGAGGCATTACCAACATCGTGGCAGCGGCATTGGCTGAGGAAGTGGGAGGCGCTGACCAGATCGACGTCGCCATCCGCTATGACACCAACGACCAAGCCGGCGCCGACTCTGTCGACTTTATCGACCGGCTGGGACTGGACTTTGAAGTACGCAAAGGCGGTACGGCCGCCGTCGTACGTCCCCTCAGTGACACCCGCTGGGTGGACATTGCCGGCCACCGCACCAAAGTCGCCCGCCTGGACACCCCTGAGCAGTTCACCTTGCCGCTGACTATCGGCGCCGGCTCGGTGGCCACGAGGATTGGCTTCAGTTCCAACACCTCCACGACGGCGTTGCTCGCCGCGAGGACGATAGGGCTGTTCCGCTGGGGGAGCGGAGAACGGTGGGAACCGCTCCGGCGGTCCCTTTTGTACTCGCCGGGATCGGGCGGAACCGCGCACCTTCGTGTGGATGTGGAGGGGCCGGGCGGCACCAGAACTGCCGTCATTTCGGATCCCCAGGGACAGGCGCACCTGACCGCGTTGGGTGGTTTGTTGGGACTCCACTCGGTGCTTGGCGCCGGGGCACAGGCAGGAGTCTTTTTCCCTGAATCGGTGCCGGAACCGGCCTCGCAGCTCGCGAAACTGGAATCGTGGGGTGTGACAATATTGAGGTCATGACCGAAAGCAAGGGCGCCCTGCGGAAGGCGGCGCTCCTTGACGCTGCGGAGGAAGTGCTGGTCACCAAGGGGAACGCAAACGCAGCAATGCGGGACTTCGCCGCCGCTGCAGGTGTGCGGATAGGGCACCTGCAGCACTACTTCCCAACCCGGGCCGACCTCATCCGTTCCGTCCTTGAACGGACACTCGAGCGCTCGCTGCGGAGGCTTGAGGAAACGGCCGGGTTTGAGCTCGGTGCCGAGTCTTCCGGCCAACTTTCCCAGAACGATTCCCACCGCCTGCTCACGGCGCTGCTCCAGGAGCATTCGGGCCTGGCAGACGTCAGGATGCACCTGGAAATCTGGGCCATGGCTGCCTCCGACGAGTCAGCGGCCGGTGCCGTGAGGGCGTTCTATTCACAGTACTCGGCGCGTGTGCAAGGCGTGGTCCGGCGTGGCAGGCCGGACCTTACCGAGCCCCAAACAAGCGACGTTGCCGCCGCGATAGTGAGCCTCTTCGAAGGCGCTGCCGTCACACGGTCCGACATCGCAGGACTGCGAACTGAACAAGGCGACCAAACCATCATTCGCACGGCACAGTGGTTGATCCACGGACAGGAAGCTCCTCTGTGACTCAGGTGATGCCCACCCCCGCCCAACTTCGGTGGCAACAGTTGGAATTCGGCGCGTTCATCCACTTCGGCATCAACACCTTCGCCGGTAAGGAATGGAGCGACGGCAGCATCCCGGCCTCCACCTTCAACCCCTCAGAGCTCGACGCCGGAAGCTGGGTTCGCGTGGCCAAGGAAGCGGGTGCCAGGTACTTGGTCCTCACTGCCAAGCACCATGACGGCTTCTGTCTCTGGCCGACGACCACCACTGACTACTCCGTCGCTTCCTCGCCGTGGCGCGGTGGCAAGGGCGACGTGGTTCGCGACGTCGCCGAGGCCTGCGCGGAACAGGGGATAGGACTGGGCCTCTACCTGTCACCCTGGGACCGGAACGCCGACTGCTACAGCGATTCCGCAGCCTATGACGACTTCTACCTCCAGCAGCTCACGGAACTGTGCACGGGCTATGGTCCGCTCATGGAGCTGTGGTTCGACGGCGCGGGTTCGGTGGGCCGGGAGTACGACTGGGACAGGATCATTGCGGTAGTTAAGGAACACCAGCCTGAGGCCATGATTTTCAACATGGGCCAGCCGACCATCCGCTGGGTGGGCAACGAGAACGGCCTGGCGTTGGATCCCGTGAACTACGTGGTGGACCGCACGTCCGATACCCAATACACGGACTCCAGCTCGGGGCTCGGAACTGCGCACTACTTGCCGCCCGAATGCGACGTTTCCATCCGTCGTGGCTGGTTCTGGCACCCGGACGACGAAGTAAAATCCACCGGGCACCTGCTCGCGATCTACTACCAGTCTGTGGGTATGGGAGCCAACCTTCTGCTGAACCTGCCGCCGGACACCCGCGGATTGATTCCCGACGAGGACGTGCGACGGCTCCGGGAATGGACGGCGGAGTTGGACCGTCGGCTCTCCGGCGCGGTTGAGGCAACCGTAGAACATCACGACGGCGGAGCGACCTTGAGCTTTCCGGCTGCGGTCACCTTCAATCACCTTGAGCTCGTGGAGGACCTGAGTTCGGGGCAGCGGATCACGCACCACGTTGTTTCCGGAGATGATTCAAAGCTTGTTGAGGGAAAGACGGTCGGTAACCGACGCATCCACCAGCTGCCCGTTGTCACCGCAAAAAGGTTGCACGTGAAACTGAGCGGTGAAGGTGGCAGCATGGCATCGGCGCGGGTCTACACCGGGGCCCTCGATGCTGCAGTGCCAGCGATTCCCGAGGGCTACGAGGCTCCCACGGACGCGCCGGACTGACGTCTGCAGGGCCCGGGCGGGCCGGCACTGCCAGCCGCCGGGCAACGTTCCCGGGGGTGCTCCTTATTTTGTCGGTGCCTCCTGCAAGAGTATGGACATGGAGCAGATTTGGGACAGGCGAGCGGGTGTGGTGGCGTCGGGCGCGCCCATTCCTGCGCTGGTTCCTGTCGGTGACGATTCCGTTCGTCCAAGCCGTATCCGGCTCGGTGCTGTGGAGTCCGGCACTGTCAGTGGCGACTTGATCAATCAGTTGCGGGCGTTGGAGGAGATGAAGTCAGCCATCGTTGCTTTGCAGGTGAGGATCGCGGTGGCGTTGGATCTGGCGCAGCGCCAGGAGCAGGCAGAAGCCGGTGTGCCCGTGTCCGAGCGGGGTAAGGGTGTTGGGGCGCAGGTGGCGTTGGCTCGGCGGGAGTCCCCGAACCGTGGGTCCCGGCTGTTGGGGATGGCCAAAGCCCTGGTCATGGAGATGCCGAGGACTCTGGCGGCGCTGGAGTCAGGGGAGTTGAATGAGTGGCGTGCCACGTTGCTGGTGAAGGAAACGGCGTGCTTGTCTGTGGAGGACAGGTGTGCGGTGGATGAGGAACTCGCCGCGGACACCGGAACTTTCGACGGCGCTGGGGATCAAGCGATCATTGCCGCGGCGAAAGCGGCCGCGTACCGGCGTGATCCGCGGTCGGTGGTGAAGCGTGCCTCCCACGCCGTGTCCGAGCGGACCGTGAGTCTTCGTCCGGCGCCGGACACCATGACGTACTTGACTGCGTTGCTGCCGGTCGCGCAAGGGGTCGCGGTCTATGCCGCGCTCACGCGTCGGGCTGATTCTGCCCGTTCGGCCGGTGATCCCCGGAACCGGGGCCAGGTCATGGCCGACACCCTCGTCGAGCGCATCACCGGTACACCGGGAGGGATCTCAGGGATCAACCTGGACCTCGTCATGACCGACCGAACCCTCTTCCAGGGCGATGCCGAACCCGCACGCGTGAAGGGCTACGGAATCGTCCCAGCAGGGTGGGCCCGGAAACTGGTCGGTGCCGGCGGTGCAGGCCCTGTCGGCGGTGCAGGCGGCGCAGGCAGGGAGATTCCAGTCGTCCAGGATCCCTCGGCTGGCAGCGACTCCGGTCCTCCGCGGAATCCTGAGCTCCAGGTCTGGGTCCGCCGGCTCTACACTGCACCGGCCACAGGAGATCTCCTGACAACGGATTCCAAAGCCAGACTCTTCCCACCACGACTCAGACGTTTCATCGAAACCCGCGATGACACCTGCCGCACCCCCTACTGCGACGCGCCCATCCGCCCCATCGACCACATCGTGCCCTGGCACGCCGGAGGCACCACCACCCTGGCCAACGGGGCCGGACTCTGCGAAGCCTGCAACCACACCAAAGAAAACCCGGGCTGGAGCGCCAACACCAGGCCCGGGGAAAGACACACCCTGGAAATACGCACGCCCACCGGACACAGCTACCGCTCGCAAGCGCCGCCCCTGCCCGGGCACCGGCCCTCCAGAACGTAATCACCGCCGTTCAAACGTGCCCGCAGGACGCCCATATCGGTGCGTCCTGACGTGCCCTGAAAAGTTTTCAAAAAAGATTCGTACCCGGCGTAACCCTTTGGCGTACGTGGACGATTACGTCTGTGAAAGGGCCGAGCTGGAATTTGTCCCCCATCATGTTCCAGCTCGGCTCTTCCTTGTCCGGATCAATTTGCCTGATCAGATTTTCCTCGGACAAGCGGGTCCTCCGTGAGGATGGCCCGGCAGAGCAGATACCCTTGGTGAAGTCCTCCGTCGTGCAAAGGCGGGTGACCTGGCTACAAAGCCACGGACCTGCCGCCGATCGAAAGTCCCATAACTGTGACCGACGCATTGACCGACGAAGCGCTTCATGCGCTCAAGGGCAATAACGCGGAACTGTTCAGTGCCGTCTACCAGTCCTACGCGGGCCAGGTTCTCGGCTACCTGACGGCCAAAGGCGTGCCCGATCCTGAAGCAAGTACGCAGGATGTGTTCCTCGCGGTCTTGCCGCGGCTGGATGACCTCAGCGGCGGTGTTAACGGCCTGCGGACATTCATCTTCTCGGTGGCCCATGCACGCATGGTGGATGAGCACCGGAAGCAAAGCCGGGCTCCGATACACCACGAGTTCGAGCCCGAGCGGGATACGCGCGAATCGAGCTCTGCGGAGGCCGAAGCTTTGACCAGGCTGGCGCCGAATGAGGTGGCAGCACTCCTGGATTACCTGGGCGACGACCAACGTGAGGTCCTGAACCTCCGCATCGTGGCCGGCCTGACGGTTGAACAGGTAGCCGACATCATGGGGAAAACCGCCGGCGCAGTAAAGCAGTTGCAGCGCCGGGCTCTTATTACGCTCCGTGAGCATTCGGCAGTAAAGGAATACGTGTCGCCATGACATACAGGGATACAGACCGCGAAGCGATGGTTGACGAGTTGTTGCTCGACGCCGATCTCGCCGACGCCTCGGACGTCCGGAATACGCTGCTTTCGCTGGGTACCTTTGCCAATCTGTCGGCTCCTGCCCCCAGCGCGGAGCTCGCTGCCATGATCGCCGGACCGCACGATGAACTGTCCAAGCGTCGTTGGCGGCACAAGCATCGGACCGCTGTGGTCAGCATTGCCGTGGTTGCTGCGATGGGACTTGGTGTGAGCGGTGTTGCCGCGGCCAGTTCGGGCTTCACTCGGAACCCGTCTTTCATTGATGAACTCATCGGGAATTTCCAGCCCCAGCCGGCAGTCGCCGCGCCGGTACTCCCTGCGCCCGATGCGCCACGTGTCAGCACGGAAGCGGCTCCTGCCGCAGATCCGGCCGCTGTTCCACCTGCCTCGGAAGTGCCGTCGATTCCCGTCGCAGGCACCGTGCCAACACCAGCGATGCCTGTCGAAAATCCCGCCCCGGCACAAACCCCGGCAAAGGCGCCGGCAGCGGACGTGGCACAGCCGCCGGCAGCGGTCGCTGTCCCGGAAGCCACCGTACCCACCCCCGCCGTCCCGAACGGGTCCAAGCCAAACCCGGCCCACAACGCGCAGGCGAAGCCGAGCCAGGTCAAGCCGCGGGGCCAGGAAGCAGTCTGGCCTGAAGCATCAAAACCCGGTGCGGGGCAGTCAGACAAGCCCGGGGCCCAGGGCAGCAAACAAGGCCCGCAGCTTCCGTCGTTGTCCGACAAGCGCGCAGAAGAGCAGTTCCAGACTGCGATGGACAAGTGGAAGCAGTGGCTGAAACGCGGTCACCGCTAGTCGTGTTTGGGGGCTGGCTACGCCAGAACCTGGCGCTTCGAAGAGATAACCCCGGTATCGAAGCCAGCCAGATGGAGGCCACCGTGGAAGCGGGCGTGCTCGATCTTCACGCAGCGGTCCATGACCACGTTGAGGCCCGCAGATTCGGCGTCGCGGGCAACCTCTTCATGCCACGAACCGAGCTGCAGCCACAGCGTCTTGGCGCCAACCGCGACGGCTTCGTCCAAGACCCCCGGAAGGTCGTCGTTCTTGCGGAAGACGTCCACGATATCCGGTGACTCGGGAAGGTCGGCCAGCGACGCGTACGTTGGCTGGCCCAGGATTTCCTTGACCACAGGGTTGACGAAGTAGACCTTGTAACGGGTGGACGACTGCAGGTACGTGGCCACGAAGTAGCTGGCACGGGACGGCTTGTCCGAGGCACCAACGATCGCGATGGACTTCGCCTGCCGGAGGAGTGCCAGGCGCTCAGGAGCAGATGGGCCCTCCCAGGTACGTTCAGTGGTGCTCATGCTTTCGCTCCTACGGTTTGAGTGCCTGCCGCCGGGATTGCCACCGCGCAGGCTTCACCTGGTTCTTCATCAGATGCAACCGTCTGGGCCGCCGTCAGCGCCTGGTCCAGGTCCCAGAGGATGTCCTCAAGGTCTTCCAAGCCAACGGAGATCCGGACCAGGTCCTCCGGCACACCAGCCGACTCAAGCTGTTCGGCGCTGAGCTGCTGGTGGGTGGTGGAACCGGGGTGGATGACCAAGGTGCGGGCGTCGCCCACGTTGGCCAGATGGGACGCGATCTGCAGCGACTCGATAAACTTCCGGCCAGCTGCACGACCCCCGGCAACACCGAACGAGAAAACGGAACCCGGCCCCTTGGGCAGGTACTTCCGTGCGCGATCGAAGTGCGGGTGGGACGGCAAACCTGAGTAGTTCACGTACGCCACGCGGGGATCGGCATCGAGCCATCCGGCCACGGCCTGGGCGTTCTTCAGGTGCTCATCCAGGCGCTGGGGGAGCGTTTCAACACCCTGCAGCAGCTGGAACGCGGAAAGGGGTGAGAGCGCCGGGCCGATGTCGCGAAGGTGCTCGCAACGCAGCTTGGTGAGGAAGCCGTATTCGCCAAAGTTGCCCCACCAGGAGACATTGCCGTAGGACGGGACAGGTTCGGTCATCATGGGGAACTTGCCGTTGCCCCAATTGAACCGGCCGCTTTCCACGATCACACCGCCCAGGGTGGTGCCGTGGCCGCCGATGAACTTGGTGGCCGAGTGGATCACGATGTCCGCACCGTGCTCGAACGGCCGCACGAGGTAAGGCGTGCTCAAGGTGGCGTCGACCACCAAGGGGATACCGGCGTCGTGCGCTACCTTGGCCAGCCCGGCAAGATCCTGCACTTCCGACGACGGGTTCGCAACGACCTCGACGAACAATGCCTTGGTGTTCTCCTGAATGGCTGCGGCGTAATCGGCCGGATCCGTTCCGGGCACGAAGGTGGTGCCCACGCCAAAGCGGCGAAGGGACACGTCCAGCTGCGTGACAGTGCCGCCGTACAGCTGGGACGCCGCGACGATGTGGTCGCCGGACTGCGTCAGCGCGGCGAAGGTGATGAACTCGGCAGCCATGCCCGACGCCGTTGCTACCGCCCCGATCCCGCCCTCAAGGGACGCGATACGCTCCTCGAAAGCCGCGACAGTTGGGTTGCCGATGCGCGAGTAGATGTTGCCGTACTTCTGCAGGGCGAAGAGGTTCGCGGCATCGTTGGTGTCCTTGAAGACGAAGGACGTGGTCTGGTAGATCGGCACCGCGCGGGCGCCGTGCTCGGCGTCGGGAGTGCCTCCGGCATGGAGGGCACGGGTGCGGAATCCGAAGGTACGGTCAGCCATCAGACTGCCACCGAATCGGCGACGGGTGTGGAGGAGAGGTCCAGCTCGGTGCCGTTCTTGCGGGCAAGGTCTGCTTCGAGTTCACGGACGATCGGCAGGACGTCCTGGCCGAACGCAGCGAGCTCTTCCTGGAAGTGCAGGTACCCGGTGAGGAACAGGTTCACGCCGATCTTCTTGTACTCCACGATCCGCTCGGCAATCTGTTCCGGGGTGCCGATCAGCTGGGTCTTGAAACCGTCGTTGTACTGGACCAGGTCCTCAAACGTGGAGTCCGCCCACATGCCCTTGCCGTCCTTGGTGGAGGCGCCGGCTTCCTGCACGGCGTCCCGGAAGCCCTGGACTGCCGGCTTGTGGGCCTTTTCCACGATCTCACGGAGGGTGTCGCGTGCTTCCTTCTCGGAATCGCGGGCGATCACGAAGCCGTTGAGGCCAAACTTCGGCAAGGACAGCGCTCCCTCGGTGCCGCGCTTAGTCTCACCGGAAGCGGCCACCACGCCGGCGATGTTCTCCTTGAAGCCCTCCAGGTCCTTGCCGTTGGAGAAGTACCAGTCCGCCACGCGGCCCGCAGTGGCCTGAGCCGCCGTCGAGTTTCCGCCGAAGAAGATTTCCGGGTGCGCACGCCCGGGAACGTCGACGGGCGCCGGGTTCAGGGTGAAGTCGGTGATGTTGTAGTACTTGCCGCCCTGGCTGTAGCCCTGCTCGGTCCACAGGCCGCGGAGGACCTTGATGAATTCCTCGGTGCGGACGTAGCGCTCATCGTGTTCCAGCCATTCGAGGCCGAAGTTGGTGAACTCGCTCTTGAGCCAGCCCGAGACGATGTTCACGGCAGCACGGCCATTGGAGATGTGGTCCGCGGTGATGATGAATTTCGCCAGGACGCCGGGGTGCCACATGCCCGGGTGGACGGCGGCGATGACCTTGAGACGCTCGGTCGCCGCGAGGAGCGCCAGGCTGAACGACGTCGCTTCGTGCTGCTTATCCGCACCGTAGGAAGCGGCGTAGCGGGTCTGGGTCAAGGCATATTCGAAGCCGGAGTTCTCCGCGATCCGGGCAAGCTTCTTGTTGTAGTCGAAGTCCCAGCCGGTGCGCTGCTCGATGGTGGACACCACCAGGCCGCCGGAGACGTTGGGAACCCAGTAGGCGAACTTGAGCGGCTCGGAGAGTCGGGCGACGTTGCTGATCTCGGTCATGAATTTTCCTTTACTAGGGCCCGCTCGCGCAGGACGTCCTGGATGCCGGCAATAGCCGGTTCGTTCTGGAGTGAGGTGGTATCGCCCAGGGCGGTCCCCTCAAAAAGCTGGGTCAACAGACGGCGCATGATCTTGCCGCTGCGGGTTTTGGGTACGTCAGCCACCACGACGACGTCGCGCGGCTTGGCGATGGGGCCGATCTCCTTGGCAACGTGGTTGCGCAGGTTGTTGGTCACTTCCGCAGCTGACCCACCGGAGGCGTCACTGCGGGCGTCAGTGCGGGCGTCACCGCGAAGGACGACGAACGCGACCACCGCGTGCCCGGTGGTGGGATCGGCCACCGGACAGACCCCGGCCTCCACCACGTCCGGGTGTGAAACCAGCGCAGACTCGATCTCGATGGTGGACAGCAAATGGCCTGAGACGTTGAGGGTGTCGTCCACGCGCCCAAGGATCCAGATGTCGCCGTCGGAGTCGTATTTGGCGCCGTCGCCGGCAAGGAACCAGCCCTGCTCCGCGTACTGGCTCCAGTAGGAATCGAAGTACCGCCGCGGGTTGCCCCAGACGGTCCGTGCGATGGCGGGGCCGGGACGGTCCACCACGATGAAGCCCTGCACGCCGGGCTCCGAAAGAGTGCCGGCCTGGTCCACTACCCGCGTGCTGACCCCTGGAAGCGGCCGTGCGGCACAACCGGGTTTGAACTCGGTGTCCGTTGGTGAGGGAGACATGATGGTGGCGCCCGTTTCGGACTGCCACCACGTGTCCACCATGGGTGCAGTGCCCCCGCCGATGTTCCCGCGCAGCCAGCGCCAGGCTTCGGGGTTCACGGCCTCGCCCACCGTGCCCAATACACGGATGGAGGAGAAATCGTAGCTCTCCGGCACGCCGTCGGGGAACCAACCCATGAGGGAGCGGACCAGCGTGGGCGCGGTGTAGTACTGGGTGACCTTGTAACGCTCGATGATCTCGAAGTGCCGGCCCGGATGCGGGGTGTTGGGGGTGCCCTCGAAAATCACCTGGGTGACGCCGTTGGAGAGCGGCCCGTAGATCTCGTAGGTGTGGGCCGTGACCCACGCGAGGTCAGCGGTGCACCAGTGCACGTCGCTTTCCCGCAATGACGGGTCCGGGTTGCTGAAGAGGTACTCGAAACTCCAGGAGGCCTGCGTGAGGTAACCGCCCGAGGTGTGAACCAGGCCTTTCGGCTTACCCGTGGTCCCGGAGGTGTACATGATGAACAGCGGAGTCTCGGCGTCGAAAGCCTTCGGCTCGTGCACGTCGGAGGCGGTGTCCACGACATCGTGCCACCAGACGTCGCGGCCTTCCTTCATGTTTACGCTGGCCAGATCCCCGGCAGGAGTGGTCCGGTTGATAACCAGTACGTGCTCGATGGCGTTGTCACCGGCGACGGCGGCATCGGCATTGTCCTTCACGGGCACAGCCGTTCCGCGCCGGAACTGCCCGTCCGTAGTAACCAGGAGCTTCGCCTGTGTGTCCTGCACGCGGAAGCGGAGCGCCTCGGCCGAGAAGCCGCCGAAAACCAAGGAGTGGATGGCGCCGATGCGTGCCACGGCAAGCGTAACGATCACAGTTTCGGGGATCACCGGCAGGTAGATGACCACGCGGTCGCCCTTGGTGATCCCAAGGTCCAGGAGCGCGTTGGCGGCCTTGGACACCTCGCGTTGAAGCTCTGCATAGGTGATGGCACGGCGGTCACCCGGCTCGCCCTCGAAGTACAGGGCTACCTTGTCACCCTTGCCGGCAAGCACATGCCGGTCCACGCAGTTGTACGCGACGTTCAGTTTGCCGCCGTCGAACCATCTGATGTCCGGGCCGCGGCCCGCTTCGACGTCTGTCGGCGTCCAAGTGTGCGCGGTGTGCCACGGCGCCGCCCAATGCAGGCGGCGTGCCTGCTCTTCCCAGAAGCCGACGGCCGATCCGGTCTCATCAAAACCGCTGTGACGCGCCCGCTCGCCGAAATCAGCGCCGTGCACTGCGCCGTCCGCGGGCTCAGTCGAGGACCATCCCGATGAGCCGTGAAGGGAGCCGGGCGCGTCAAGCAGCCCTGCTTCAGAGGCCGTCGCGTCCGAAGTGGTGTGTGAAATTTTGGGTACGGCAGAAGTCATGCGAAATCTCCATGCCTGGAATTGGCGCAGTGCGATTCAAGGGATGGTCGCCCATTGTTTCGCTGGGATGGTCGTTCCTTACTAAAGCCGATCGTTCATTTGACTCAAAATTGGGCAGACTCCATGCGTAATATTCGCTGTTGAGCCGGGTCGAGCGGCGAATGATGCAGATTATTCGGCAAAGCAGCTCCTGGAGGGGCGGGAGTAGGCTTGGCTCATGATGCATGTCAACGATCCGGCCGTCGTCGAGCGGTTGATGCGAACAAAAGGCACATGGGCCGTCGTGGGCCTCAGTACCAACCAGTGGCGCTCCGCTTACGACGTTTCGCTCTATGTCCGGGACACCATGGGCATGGAAATCATCCCGGTCAACCTCAAGGGCGAGGACGTGCACGGCGAGAAGGGGTACAAGACCCTGGCTGATATTCCAGAGGCGA
This genomic window contains:
- a CDS encoding CoA-binding protein, translating into MMHVNDPAVVERLMRTKGTWAVVGLSTNQWRSAYDVSLYVRDTMGMEIIPVNLKGEDVHGEKGYKTLADIPEARRPIDVVDCFVNSQRVGAVIDQAIAIGAKAVWLQLGVFDDEATQRARDAGLDVVVNSCPAREGWHYGL